From a region of the Chroicocephalus ridibundus chromosome 8, bChrRid1.1, whole genome shotgun sequence genome:
- the LOC134519887 gene encoding cytochrome P450 3A24-like has product MHLLPNFSFVTWLLLVAFLGLLVLYGIWPFRAFKKLGIPGPRPLPFFGTFLEYRQGILQFDQKCFEKYGKIWGIFDGRQPVLVVLDTVLIKNILVKECYNIFTNRRNFGLNGILDSAVNVAEDEKWKRIRTILSPTFTSGKLKEMFPVIIHYGEKLVKNIEKKVANGDVVNTKDIFGAYSMDVVTSTSFSVNIDSMSNPSDPFVTNIKKFLKFSFLNPVFVFLVLFPFVIPVLEKMNVTLLPSEVIDFFSAVFIKMKKEREKGGSKNRVDFLQLMVDSQSSHDSSKSAETDSYKSLSDEEILAQALIFVFAGYETTSSTLNYIAYNLATHPDVQQRLQDEIDANLPDKATPTYNAITQMEYLDMVVNECLRLFPIGGRIERVCKKTVEINGVTIPKGMVVMIPVYVMHRDPEYWPEPEEFRPERFSKESKESIDPYTFLPFGAGPRNCIGMRFALLTLKVAVVVLLQNFSFRTCKDTPVPLVLDTKGFMQPKEPIVLKMVPRGHADLKK; this is encoded by the exons ATGCACCTCCTGCCAaacttttcttttgtcacttGGCTGCTCCTCGTCGCTTTCCTTGGCCTCCTGGTCCT CTATGGGATATGGCCCTTCCGGGCCTTCAAGAAGCTGGGCATTCCCGGGCCGCGGCCTCTGCCGTTTTTTGGGACTTTCCTGGAGTACCGGCAA GGAATCCTGCAGTTTGATCAgaagtgctttgaaaaatatGGTAAAATCTGGGG GATTTTTGACGGCAGGCAGCCCGTGCTGGTCGTCCTGGACACCGTCCTCATCAAAAACATCCTGGTGAAGGAGTGCTATAACATTTTCACCAATCGCCGG AACTTTGGTCTGAACGGGATCCTGGATTCCGCCGTCAATGTGGCTGAGGATGAGAAGTGGAAAAGAATTCGCACTATCCTGTCTCCAACCTTCACCAGCGGGAAGCTGAAGGAG ATGTTCCCTGTCATTATTCACTATGGTGAAAAACTGGTGAAAAACATTGAGAAGAAAGTGGCTAATGGTGATGTTGTGAACACAAAGGA CATTTTTGGAGCCTACAGCATGGATGTGGTGACCAGCACTTCTTTCAGTGTGAATATTGACTCCATGAGCAACCCCAGTGACCCCTTTGTCACCAACATTAAGAAATTCCTCAAATTCAGTTTCCTAAACCCCGTGTTCGTGTTCTTAG tGTTGTTCCCCTTTGTTATCCCAGTGCTGGAAAAGATGAATGTTACTCTGTTACCCTCAGAAGTCATAGACTTCTTCAGTGCAGTcttcataaaaatgaagaaggaaCGGGAAAAGGGTGGCAGCAAG AACCGGGTTGATTTCCTGCAACTCATGGTTGACTCGCAGAGCTCACACGACAGCTCCAAGTCTGCTGAGACCGACTCGTACAAAT CATTAAGCGATGAGGAAATTCTGGCCCAGGCTCTTATCTTTGTCTTTGCTGGCTATGAGACCACCAGCTCCACTCTCAACTACATAGCGTATAACCTGGCCACCCACCCCGACGTGCAGCAGCGACTCCAGGACGAGATTGATGCAAACCTGCCCGACAAG GCTACTCCCACGTACAACGCCATCACGCAGATGGAGTACCTTGATATGGTGGTGAACGAATGCCTCCGGCTCTTCCCCATTGGGGGCCGGATTGAGAGGGTCTGCAAGAAGACGGTGGAGATCAATGGTGTGACTATTCCAAAGGGCATGGTGGTCATGATCCCAGTCTACGTGATGCATCGTGACCCAGAGTACTGGCCAGAGCCAGAGGAGTTCAGGCCTGAGAG GTTCTCTAAAGAGAGCAAGGAGTCTATTGACCCCTACACCTTCCTGCCGTTCGGGGCTGGCCCCAGGAACTGCATAGGAATGAGGTTTGCTCTCCTCACCCTGAAAGTGGCCGTGGTCGTCCTCCTGCAAAACTTCTCGTTCAGAACCTGCAAAGACACTCCG GTCCCACTGGTTCTGGACACGAAAGGTTTCATGCAACCCAAGGAGCCCATCGTCCTGAAGATGGTCCCCAGAGGCCATGCTGATCTGAAGAAGTGA